The genomic region GGTCGCCTACCTGACCCAGACCACCCTGTCCGTGGACGAGACCAGGGACATCATCGCCGTGCTGCAGCGCAGGTTCACCGACCTGCGCGGGCCCGCCACCGACGACATCTGCTTCGCCAGCCAGAACCGCCAGGACGGCATCCGTGCTGTCGTGGACAGGTGCGACCTGGTGCTGGTGGTCGGTTCCACGAACTCCAGCAACTCGATCCGGATGGTCGAGGTGGCGCGCAGGCTCGGCGGCAGGGCCGAGCTGGTGCCGGACGTGACCCACTTCGACCCCGCGTGGCTGGCCGGCGTGAACACCGTCGGTGTGAGCGCGGGGGCGAGCGCGCCGGAGGTCCTCGTCGACGAGCTGGTGGACCGGCTCGCCTCGCTCGGGTACGGCGACGTCGCCGTGCACCGGGTGGCGACCGAGGACGTCGTGTTCTCCCCGCCCGCGCGGCTGACCGGAGTGGCGGACGGTGCCGTGACCGATCGAGACCGGACCCGGTGAGGAGCTCTGTTCGACATGGCGCTGCTGGAAACCGTGCACGACCCGGCGCGGCTGCGTGAGCTGACCACCGACGAGCTCGTGCGGCTCGCCGGGGAGATCCGCGCGTTCCTGGTCGACCGGGTCTCGGCCTCCGGAGGCCACCTCGGGCCCAACCTCGGCGTGGTGGAGCTGACCATCGCACTGCACACCGTCTTCAACTCGCCGCGCGACCGGCTGCTGTGGGACACCGGCCACCAGTCGTACGTGCACAAGATCCTGACCGGCCGGCAGGCCGGGTTCGACCGGCTGCGCAGGACCGGTGGCGTGTCCGGTTATCCGTCGCAGGAGGAGTCCGAGCACGACCTGGTGGAGAACTCGCACGCGTCGACCGCACTGTCCTACGCGGACGGTCTGGCGCGCGCCGACTCCCACCTCGGCCGGCGCGACCGGGCGACCGTCGCGGTCATCGGCGACGGCGCGATGACCGGCGGCATGGCGTGGGAGGCGCTCAACAACATCGCGGGCGGGCCCGAGCGGCCGCTCGTGATCGTGCTGAACGACAACCAGCGCTCCTACGCGCCGACCGTCGGCGGGCTGGCCGAGCACCTGGCCGACCTGCGCACCGGGCACGGGCCGAACGTGTTCGAACAGCTCGGGCTCCTGTACGTCGGCCCGGTCGACGGGCACGACATCCGCGCGGTCCAAGACGCCCTGCGCCGTGCCGTCGCGCTGGACGGGCCGGTGGTCGTGCACGTGATCACGGCCAAGGGCAAGGGCTTCCCGCACACCGAGGGCAACGAGCTCGACCTGGGGCACGCCGTCAAACCGATGGACCCGGACACCGGGCTGGCGTTGAAGGCGTCTCCCCCGTCGTTCACGTCGGTGTTCGGCGAGAAGCTGGTCGAGCTGGCCGAGCGGCGCGCCGACCTGGTGGCGATCACGGCCGCGATGGCCGAGCCGACCGGCCTGCTGCCGTTGCAGCGCAAGCATCCTGATCGGGTGATCGACGTCGGCATCGCCGAGCAGCACGCGGTCACGATGGCCGCCGGGCTGTCCATGGGCGGCGTGCACCCGGTGGTGGCCATCTACTCCACGTTCGTCAACCGCGCGCTCGACCAGCTGCTCATGGACGTCGCGCTGCACCGCCGCCCGGTGACGTTCGTGCTCGACCGGTCCGGGGTGACCGGCGACGACGGGCCGAGCCACAACGGCATGTGGGACCTGTCGGTGCTGCAGGTGGTGCCGGGGCTGCGGATCGCGGCGCCGCGCGACGGCACCCGGCTGGCCGAGCTGCTGGAGGAGGCGGTGGCGTGGCAGGAGGGTCCGACGCTGCTGCGGTTCCCCAAGGGGCCGGTCGGTGACGACCTGCCTGCCGTCGCCAGGTTCGACGGGATGGACGTGCTGTGCCGTTCCGGTTCGCTGGACGTGCTGGTCATCGCGGTCGGCGCGCTGGCGGGCCTCGCGCTCACGGTCGCGGAGACCTTGCTGGCGCAGGGCATCGGGGTGACGGTGGTGGACCCGCGCTGGGTCACCCCGGTCAACCCCGCGCTGGCCGGCCTGGCCCGCCGTCACCGGCTCGCGATCACGGTCGAGGACAACAGCCGTGTCGGTGGTGTCGGTTCCGCGATCGGGCAGTCGTTGCGGGACGACGACGTTCCCACGCCGTTGCGGGAGTTCGGCATCCCCCGGCGGTTCCTCAGCCACGGCTCCCGCGCCGAGGTGCTCGCCGCCTGCGGGCTGACCGCGCAGGACATCTCCCGCTCCGTGGTGGAGCTGCTCACGCCGGTCGACGACCCCTGGTCCGTCCTGTCAGGAGACGAACGATGACCGTCAACCTCGGCATGCCCGCGGTTCCGCTGACGGTGGCCACGCGGCGGACCTCCCGCAAGATCATGGTGGGCGGTGTGCCGGTCGGCGGTGACGCGCCGGTGTCGGTGCAGTCGATGACGACCACGCCCACCGCGGACGTCGACGCCACCCTGCAGCAGATCGCCGAGCTCACCGCGGCCGGCTGCGAGATCGTCCGGGTCGCCGTGCCGTCGGCGGACGACGCGGCCGCGCTGCCGGCGATCGCCCGCAAGTCGCAGATCCCGGTGATCGCCGACATCCACTTCCAGCCGAAGTACGTGTTCGCCGCGATCGACGCCGGCTGCGCCGCGGTGCGGGTCAACCCCGGCAACATCCGCCAGTTCGACGACCAGGTCGGCGCCATCGCCCGTGCGGCGGGCGACGCGGGCATCCCGATCAGGATCGGCGTCAACGCCGGGTCGCTGGACAAGCGGCTGCTCGACAAGCACGGCGGTGTCACCCCGGAGGCGCTGGTCGAGTCGGCGTTGTGGGAGTGCTCGTTGTTCGAGGAGCACGGCTACACCGACCTGAAGATCTCGGTGAAGCACCACGACCCGGTGGTGATGATCGAGGCGTACCGCAGGCTCGCCGCCCGGTGCGACTACCCGCTGCACCTCGGCGTCACCGAGGCGGGACCGCGGTTCCAGGGCACCATCAAGTCGTCCGTGGCGTTCGGCGCCTTGCTGGCGGAGGGCATCGGCGACACCATCCGGGTGTCGCTGTCCGCACCGCCGGTGGAGGAGGTCAAGGTGGGCAACCAGATCCTGGAGTCGCTCGGGCTGCGGCCGCGGGGGCTCGACATCGTGTCGTGCCCGTCCTGCGGGCGGGCCCAGGTCGACGTGCACACCCTGGCCGAACAGGTCACCGCGGCGCTGGAGGGGTTCCCGGTGCCGTTGCGGGTGGCGGTGATGGGCTGCGTCGTCAACGGGCCCGGCGAGGCCCGCGAGGCCGACCTCGGCGTGGCCTCCGGCAACGGCAAGGGCCAGATCTTCGTCAAGGGAGAGGTGATCCGCACGGTTCCCGAGTCGCAGATCGTGGAGACCCTGCTGGCCGAGGCGGTCCGCATCGCCGAGGAGATGGGTGTGGACGTCGAGGCATGACCGGCCACACCCGTCCCCGCGCGTCAGTCCACGGTGTCGCACGCGACCCGAGGGGGCCACGAGTCCGTGCGCAGGATCTCCAGCACGAACGCCCGCGACACCAGCGCGACCCGGTTCGGCGCCTGCAGCTTGTCGGACATCACGCGGACGTGGTAGTCGATCGTCTTCGAGCTGAGGTACAGCTCCCTCGACAGCCGCCCGCTGGAGAAGCCGGCCGCGACCCCCTCCAGGATCTTGGCCTGGACGGAGCTGAGCGTGTAGCAGTCCTGGTGGCGGTGCGTGCAGTTCTGCATGTCGTTCTGCCCGTTGTACATGACACCCATCCGTTCGGCGTGAATCCGGTCCGGGGAGGAGATCCAGTCTTGTGTCCACAGTGGAACTGCGTTGAGGGCCGACGGTGACAACGTTGACACGTGACACCGCGGCGCCGGCGGCGGCGGATGCGGTGATCAAAACCTTGCACGAGGACCTGAGCGGGCTCCCGGCCAGCGCGCAGCTGGACGCGGTGCTGTGCCTGCTGGAGGCGGCCAGGCAGGTGCTGCACACCGTGGACCGCGGCGAGGTCGAACGCGAGGACCTCGACCGCATCCGGGCGACCATGCGGGCCGCGTCGCTCTCGGTGCGCAGCTACCTGTGGGCCACCGGCCCCGCGGAGGGCTAGCCGTGCACGGCCTGCGGTTGTGGCGTCGTCGTGCGGCGCAGGTCGGGCAGGAGGGTCATGGCCAGTGCCGCACAGGCCATGAAGCCCGCGCACACCAGCAGTCCGGCGCCGAGCCCGGAACCGGTCGCCAGCACGCCCAGCGTGAGCGGGGCGAACGCGGACACACCGCGCGCGATGTTGTAGCAGAACCCGGCACCGGTGGTCCGCACCCTGGTCG from Lentzea guizhouensis harbors:
- the ispH gene encoding 4-hydroxy-3-methylbut-2-enyl diphosphate reductase; the encoded protein is MSGGKQVLLAEPRSLCAGVRRAIAIIDLALEQHGAPIYVRKEIVHNHHVVREFQRRGVVFVDSEQEVPEGALCVFSAHGVSPQVRQNAEARGLDVLDATCPLVAKVHQEARRFARDGRTLLLVGHADHEEVEGTFGHAPDQTIIIETAADAEALDLPADAPVAYLTQTTLSVDETRDIIAVLQRRFTDLRGPATDDICFASQNRQDGIRAVVDRCDLVLVVGSTNSSNSIRMVEVARRLGGRAELVPDVTHFDPAWLAGVNTVGVSAGASAPEVLVDELVDRLASLGYGDVAVHRVATEDVVFSPPARLTGVADGAVTDRDRTR
- a CDS encoding 1-deoxy-D-xylulose-5-phosphate synthase, giving the protein MALLETVHDPARLRELTTDELVRLAGEIRAFLVDRVSASGGHLGPNLGVVELTIALHTVFNSPRDRLLWDTGHQSYVHKILTGRQAGFDRLRRTGGVSGYPSQEESEHDLVENSHASTALSYADGLARADSHLGRRDRATVAVIGDGAMTGGMAWEALNNIAGGPERPLVIVLNDNQRSYAPTVGGLAEHLADLRTGHGPNVFEQLGLLYVGPVDGHDIRAVQDALRRAVALDGPVVVHVITAKGKGFPHTEGNELDLGHAVKPMDPDTGLALKASPPSFTSVFGEKLVELAERRADLVAITAAMAEPTGLLPLQRKHPDRVIDVGIAEQHAVTMAAGLSMGGVHPVVAIYSTFVNRALDQLLMDVALHRRPVTFVLDRSGVTGDDGPSHNGMWDLSVLQVVPGLRIAAPRDGTRLAELLEEAVAWQEGPTLLRFPKGPVGDDLPAVARFDGMDVLCRSGSLDVLVIAVGALAGLALTVAETLLAQGIGVTVVDPRWVTPVNPALAGLARRHRLAITVEDNSRVGGVGSAIGQSLRDDDVPTPLREFGIPRRFLSHGSRAEVLAACGLTAQDISRSVVELLTPVDDPWSVLSGDER
- the ispG gene encoding flavodoxin-dependent (E)-4-hydroxy-3-methylbut-2-enyl-diphosphate synthase, yielding MTVNLGMPAVPLTVATRRTSRKIMVGGVPVGGDAPVSVQSMTTTPTADVDATLQQIAELTAAGCEIVRVAVPSADDAAALPAIARKSQIPVIADIHFQPKYVFAAIDAGCAAVRVNPGNIRQFDDQVGAIARAAGDAGIPIRIGVNAGSLDKRLLDKHGGVTPEALVESALWECSLFEEHGYTDLKISVKHHDPVVMIEAYRRLAARCDYPLHLGVTEAGPRFQGTIKSSVAFGALLAEGIGDTIRVSLSAPPVEEVKVGNQILESLGLRPRGLDIVSCPSCGRAQVDVHTLAEQVTAALEGFPVPLRVAVMGCVVNGPGEAREADLGVASGNGKGQIFVKGEVIRTVPESQIVETLLAEAVRIAEEMGVDVEA
- a CDS encoding LuxR C-terminal-related transcriptional regulator; translated protein: MYNGQNDMQNCTHRHQDCYTLSSVQAKILEGVAAGFSSGRLSRELYLSSKTIDYHVRVMSDKLQAPNRVALVSRAFVLEILRTDSWPPRVACDTVD